Proteins encoded in a region of the Streptococcus sanguinis genome:
- a CDS encoding VWA domain-containing protein, which yields MMKKIQKGFTLTEIIIAIILTSMVGLLIGLVFNTMFSGRNIIEREASIQSEMRTSMQYVDRTIGKATSVFVLDESKYGKDVRKTEGWNYIGLSPDGKKVINYIWNKSTKSWDESVLGTNSLYDMQLDLEFKADESYQDNRLINYNLTGQYKNSKNKLSIDTAISALNTKQVISKVAKGKKGVALAYRNDPIEGQVNTAVSFVFDTSGSMAYGLWNQKLEPTDSRTRMNILKTKANLLVDDLKEIGNVSVNLVRFSGDASYIQEDFVELDKDTDTIKTKIKALPTSWITNPGDGLRYGLVSLQRNPAQLKYVVLLTDGIPNAYTASPDGIGKYDLTANFPTNGKQIKADQPVSLTTEYVGQVAKTFGSGVKRISVIGFSGNVKEIKDGQKIADQIKTVGKVDSTFVIATNEAALEQTFADIKKQIQQDLWFVSGP from the coding sequence ATGATGAAAAAAATACAAAAAGGTTTTACACTGACTGAAATCATTATTGCCATCATCCTTACAAGTATGGTGGGACTTCTGATAGGTCTTGTATTTAACACAATGTTTTCAGGCCGCAATATAATCGAGCGGGAAGCTAGTATCCAATCAGAAATGCGAACTTCTATGCAATATGTGGATCGCACCATTGGTAAGGCGACCTCTGTTTTCGTCCTTGACGAAAGCAAATATGGCAAGGATGTCAGAAAAACAGAGGGCTGGAATTATATCGGATTATCACCTGATGGGAAGAAAGTTATAAATTATATTTGGAATAAGTCAACTAAAAGCTGGGACGAGTCAGTGTTAGGAACTAATTCCCTCTATGATATGCAACTGGATCTAGAATTTAAGGCAGATGAATCTTATCAGGATAATCGCTTGATTAACTACAATCTGACAGGTCAATATAAAAACTCTAAGAATAAACTTTCTATTGATACGGCTATCTCAGCTCTGAACACCAAGCAGGTTATATCTAAAGTAGCTAAAGGTAAGAAAGGGGTTGCCCTTGCTTATCGGAACGATCCTATTGAAGGTCAGGTAAATACAGCTGTTTCCTTCGTTTTTGATACTTCAGGCTCTATGGCTTATGGCCTGTGGAATCAGAAATTGGAACCAACAGATAGTAGAACCCGGATGAATATTTTGAAGACCAAAGCAAATCTTTTGGTTGATGACCTCAAGGAAATAGGGAACGTTAGTGTTAATTTGGTTCGGTTTTCTGGTGATGCAAGTTATATTCAAGAAGATTTTGTAGAGCTAGATAAGGACACAGATACAATTAAAACTAAGATTAAAGCCCTCCCTACAAGTTGGATTACTAACCCTGGAGATGGGCTTCGCTATGGCTTGGTAAGTCTTCAGAGAAATCCAGCCCAGCTAAAATATGTTGTCTTGCTGACTGACGGTATTCCAAATGCCTATACAGCCTCTCCTGACGGGATTGGGAAGTATGATCTGACAGCAAATTTCCCAACAAATGGTAAGCAAATTAAAGCTGATCAACCTGTTTCATTGACTACGGAATATGTGGGACAAGTGGCAAAGACCTTCGGCTCTGGTGTTAAGCGTATTAGTGTCATCGGCTTTTCAGGGAATGTAAAAGAAATAAAAGACGGACAAAAAATAGCTGATCAAATCAAAACAGTCGGAAAGGTAGACTCTACCTTTGTCATTGCGACTAATGAAGCTGCTTTAGAACAGACATTTGCAGACATAAAAAAGCAAATTCAACA
- a CDS encoding prepilin-type N-terminal cleavage/methylation domain-containing protein codes for MLNRLKEFRQDLKKGKGFTLVELIVVIIIIAVLAAVAIPSLVSFQDTARKARIQSEHRQLVQAVQSYIGSQVEPETADVPDLDALKPYIAKESQGSGELSKTLATDNGKIAHEVNKTSHKLISTYTPASGGKSITWEFDWRLNSAS; via the coding sequence ATGCTGAATAGGCTAAAAGAGTTCCGTCAGGACTTGAAAAAAGGTAAAGGCTTTACCTTGGTTGAGTTGATTGTGGTGATTATTATTATCGCAGTTCTCGCAGCAGTCGCTATTCCTTCTCTTGTTTCTTTCCAGGACACTGCCCGCAAGGCACGTATCCAGTCGGAACATCGTCAGTTGGTTCAGGCTGTGCAGTCCTATATTGGTTCGCAAGTCGAACCAGAAACGGCTGATGTACCAGACCTTGATGCGCTCAAGCCTTATATAGCCAAAGAATCTCAGGGTTCAGGAGAGCTGTCTAAGACCCTTGCAACAGATAATGGCAAGATTGCTCATGAGGTTAACAAGACGAGTCATAAGCTGATTTCGACTTATACGCCTGCTAGTGGCGGGAAGTCTATTACTTGGGAATTTGACTGGAGATTGAATAGCGCTAGCTAA
- a CDS encoding prepilin-type N-terminal cleavage/methylation domain-containing protein, producing the protein MLNKLQKFRQDLKKKGKGFTLVELIVVIIIIAVLAAVAIPAITGFQDSARKSRIETEHRQLVSAVQSYLGSQVDPETADVPNLEALKPYISKTSQKEGDLDKVLAQDNGTAAHVIDPKTHTLTSKYTPKSGGEAKTWVYNWRENSTN; encoded by the coding sequence ATGTTAAACAAATTGCAAAAGTTCCGTCAGGACTTGAAGAAAAAAGGTAAAGGTTTTACCTTGGTTGAGTTGATTGTCGTAATCATCATCATTGCTGTTTTGGCAGCAGTAGCGATTCCAGCTATCACAGGATTCCAAGATAGTGCGCGTAAGAGCCGTATCGAAACAGAACACCGTCAGTTGGTTTCAGCTGTTCAGTCTTATCTAGGTTCTCAAGTAGATCCGGAAACAGCTGATGTACCAAATCTTGAAGCTTTGAAACCATATATCTCTAAAACCTCTCAAAAAGAAGGTGATCTTGATAAGGTTCTTGCACAAGATAACGGTACTGCCGCACACGTAATTGATCCAAAAACTCATACTCTGACTTCTAAATATACTCCAAAGAGTGGCGGAGAAGCAAAAACATGGGTTTACAACTGGCGCGAGAACAGTACTAATTAA
- a CDS encoding prepilin-type N-terminal cleavage/methylation domain-containing protein, producing the protein MLNKLQKFRQDLKKKGKGFTLVELIVVIIIIAVLAAVAIPAITGFQDSARKSRIETEHRQLVSAVQSYLGSQVDPETADVPNLEALKPYISKTSQKEGDLDKVLAQDNGTAAHVIDPKTHTLTSKYTPKSGGEAKTWVYNWRENSTN; encoded by the coding sequence ATGTTAAACAAATTGCAAAAGTTCCGTCAGGACTTGAAGAAAAAAGGTAAAGGTTTTACCTTGGTTGAGTTGATTGTCGTAATCATCATCATTGCTGTTTTGGCAGCGGTCGCTATCCCAGCTATCACAGGGTTCCAAGACAGTGCGCGTAAGAGCCGTATCGAAACAGAACACCGTCAGTTAGTTTCAGCTGTTCAGTCTTATCTAGGTTCTCAAGTAGATCCGGAAACAGCTGATGTACCAAATCTTGAAGCTTTGAAACCATATATCTCTAAAACCTCTCAAAAAGAAGGTGATCTTGATAAGGTTCTTGCACAAGATAACGGTACTGCCGCACACGTAATTGATCCAAAAACTCATACTCTGACTTCTAAATATACTCCAAAGAGTGGCGGAGAAGCAAAAACATGGGTTTACAACTGGCGCGAGAACAGTACTAATTAA
- a CDS encoding type II secretion system F family protein → MTVYVCKYLDTRQGVVTLEVDAPNRTDAVNRIRLKGKPISVEEKVMGSKEIVLFQSKKIKLKDISLFCKQMSVMLNSGIPLNNAVDILEQQTDAKNLKASLKVISKGLKEGNQLSKALIEQNGLFPDLLIRMVQAGEKTGKLDEVLERMSEHYNKELKTSRQIRGAMIYPAVLAFLAVAATLVLLYVVIPNFSGIFEQSGVALPLPTRIVLAASNFVQSYWYILFGGVGLLVFLFLRYRSTEAGRYQLDQLKLKMPVVKGPMQKIVTARFASTLATLTSAGIPLVEAIDSAAATTNNAVVIDKLRIANEGLQKGERLTGMLTSTGLFPPMMLSMVKIGEESGSLESMLNKTSDFYEEELEAAIKQLLSLLEPAMIIFMGVIIGGIVASVMLPMFEIANAVQQGGEANQ, encoded by the coding sequence ATGACAGTATATGTTTGTAAATACTTAGACACTCGGCAAGGAGTCGTTACACTAGAGGTGGATGCTCCTAACCGGACGGACGCCGTCAATCGGATCCGTCTCAAAGGGAAGCCAATCAGTGTCGAAGAAAAGGTCATGGGCTCTAAGGAGATTGTCCTTTTCCAAAGTAAGAAGATCAAGCTCAAGGACATATCGCTCTTCTGTAAGCAGATGTCGGTTATGCTAAACTCGGGTATCCCGCTCAACAATGCAGTGGATATCTTAGAGCAGCAGACAGATGCCAAAAACTTGAAGGCAAGTCTGAAGGTTATCAGTAAAGGCCTGAAGGAAGGGAATCAGCTGTCCAAGGCTCTAATTGAGCAAAATGGTCTCTTTCCCGACCTCTTAATCCGTATGGTACAGGCCGGCGAAAAGACTGGTAAGCTAGACGAGGTACTGGAAAGAATGTCTGAGCACTATAATAAGGAGCTCAAGACCAGTCGCCAGATTCGTGGAGCTATGATCTATCCAGCGGTCCTTGCCTTTCTGGCAGTAGCTGCCACCTTGGTCTTGCTCTATGTCGTTATCCCCAACTTCTCGGGAATCTTTGAGCAGAGTGGTGTAGCATTACCTTTGCCGACACGTATCGTCTTGGCAGCTAGTAACTTTGTCCAGTCTTACTGGTATATCCTCTTTGGAGGGGTTGGGCTTCTAGTCTTCCTATTCCTGCGTTATCGCAGTACTGAGGCAGGCCGCTACCAGCTGGACCAGCTAAAGCTCAAGATGCCAGTCGTCAAAGGACCGATGCAGAAGATTGTTACTGCTCGTTTTGCCAGCACCCTGGCTACTCTTACCAGTGCGGGTATCCCTCTGGTAGAGGCTATTGATTCAGCTGCTGCAACGACCAATAACGCTGTTGTTATTGACAAGCTGAGAATCGCCAATGAAGGTCTGCAAAAAGGGGAACGTCTAACGGGTATGCTGACCTCGACAGGTCTCTTCCCTCCAATGATGCTCTCGATGGTCAAGATCGGTGAGGAGTCTGGGTCTCTGGAGTCCATGCTCAATAAAACATCGGATTTTTATGAAGAAGAGCTGGAGGCAGCTATCAAGCAATTGCTCTCACTCTTGGAACCAGCCATGATCATCTTCATGGGGGTTATCATCGGAGGTATTGTTGCTTCTGTTATGTTACCAATGTTTGAAATTGCCAATGCTGTTCAACAGGGTGGTGAAGCAAATCAATAA
- a CDS encoding type IV pilus twitching motility protein PilT, with product MNLDELIKQAIEAGASDIHFTVGAEPTMRLHGRLTQLNNTILTNEDTVRFTKHILNEKQIAHLLEVGEVDCAYEVDNGYRLRVNIFKQKNNCGIALRVIPKDIPSMESLGLPPVIKKLAEKRRGLILVTGPTGSGKSTTLATMINYMNSLRDEHIITIEDPIEYMHTHNKCLVNQRELGADTQSFGNALRGALRQDPDVILVGEMRDKETIEIALRAAETGHLVLSTLHTVGAVNTMDRIIDVFPAEQQEQIRVQLSAVMEGVVSQQLMRTATGKGRVAAFEIMLGTPAIRNLIREGKTHQLLTPIQTGAQLGMITMDTSLMGLYRRNVIDQRTLLSYSVDRAQVEKSLGIVGY from the coding sequence ATGAATTTGGATGAGTTAATTAAGCAGGCGATTGAAGCGGGTGCATCAGATATCCACTTCACGGTTGGCGCTGAGCCAACCATGCGTCTGCACGGGAGGTTAACACAACTCAACAATACAATTTTGACCAACGAAGACACGGTTCGCTTCACCAAGCATATTTTAAATGAGAAGCAGATTGCTCATCTTTTAGAAGTCGGTGAAGTGGACTGTGCCTACGAGGTCGACAATGGCTATCGCTTGCGGGTCAATATCTTTAAGCAGAAAAACAACTGCGGGATTGCCTTGCGGGTTATTCCCAAGGATATTCCATCTATGGAATCTCTGGGATTGCCACCAGTTATCAAAAAGCTGGCTGAGAAACGCCGGGGGCTGATATTGGTTACCGGGCCAACAGGAAGCGGAAAGTCAACGACCCTGGCAACCATGATCAACTACATGAACAGCTTGCGGGACGAGCACATCATCACGATTGAAGATCCGATCGAGTACATGCACACGCATAATAAGTGCTTGGTCAACCAGCGTGAGCTGGGAGCAGATACACAGAGCTTCGGCAATGCCCTTCGCGGTGCCCTTCGTCAGGACCCGGATGTCATCCTAGTCGGTGAGATGCGGGATAAGGAAACGATTGAAATCGCTCTGCGTGCGGCGGAAACAGGTCACTTAGTTCTGTCAACTCTCCACACGGTCGGTGCTGTAAACACCATGGACCGGATTATCGACGTATTTCCAGCCGAGCAGCAGGAGCAAATCCGCGTACAGCTTTCAGCCGTTATGGAAGGGGTTGTATCGCAGCAGCTCATGCGTACAGCGACCGGAAAAGGTCGTGTAGCCGCCTTTGAAATCATGCTGGGGACACCCGCTATTCGCAACCTCATTCGCGAAGGGAAGACCCACCAGCTGCTGACCCCAATCCAAACAGGGGCTCAGCTAGGCATGATTACCATGGACACTTCGCTCATGGGACTCTACCGTCGCAATGTCATCGACCAAAGAACGCTGCTGTCCTACTCAGTGGACCGCGCTCAAGTTGAAAAATCCCTAGGAATAGTGGGGTACTAG
- a CDS encoding GspE/PulE family protein, whose product MALIAILVQFNLITAAQKEEILQDMPQSNMQLERYLISKGYVTEEDMLKVMSYYYRVPHVNLSQFVIEKEAVEKVSEKVAKRHGLIPISFTDGEEGEEPKLVVAMADPSNYIALDDVKIVSKMAVEPYVTFRDDIEKYIDQYYSKGEEAQQAATEIEGFNVDEEIVEEDLEIKNAPVVRLIDSIISQAIKTRTSDIHIEPFEKVVRVRFRVDGTLVENMQLKANAHSAIATRIKIMSGLDIAERRIPQDGRIETTIDGKEVDMRVSVLPTVFGEKIVIRILSRNATLLSKEELGFSPTNQKLFEDILKAPEGIILLTGPTGSGKTTTLYTALRELNDVGKNIITVEDPVEYRLEGVNQVQVNNKAGLTFASGLRSILRQDPDIVLLGEIRDEETASIAVRAAITGHVVLSTIHTNDTASTVNRLVDMGIKPYLVSTATVGIIAQRLIKRICPKCKTEYTVETNEHAGIGIHKGDTLYRGRGCNYCSGTGYYGRIAIHEIMAVTREIKSLINDGGTTSQLRAEAKKNGMRDLAEEAIDIAKQGTTTIEEAMKIAFSLEGEV is encoded by the coding sequence ATGGCACTAATCGCTATATTGGTTCAATTCAATCTGATAACGGCAGCTCAAAAAGAAGAAATTCTTCAAGATATGCCACAATCAAACATGCAGTTAGAGAGATATCTAATCAGCAAAGGCTATGTGACAGAAGAAGATATGCTGAAAGTCATGAGTTACTATTACCGTGTACCTCATGTCAATCTATCACAGTTTGTGATAGAAAAGGAAGCTGTCGAGAAGGTTTCAGAAAAAGTTGCTAAACGTCATGGATTGATTCCGATCTCTTTCACAGATGGAGAAGAGGGAGAAGAACCCAAGTTAGTAGTTGCGATGGCAGATCCAAGCAACTATATCGCCCTAGACGATGTTAAAATCGTCTCTAAGATGGCGGTAGAACCTTATGTAACTTTTCGGGATGATATTGAGAAGTATATCGATCAATACTATTCCAAAGGAGAAGAAGCCCAACAGGCAGCGACCGAAATCGAAGGTTTTAATGTGGATGAAGAGATCGTCGAAGAAGATCTCGAAATCAAAAACGCTCCGGTTGTACGTTTGATTGACTCGATTATCAGTCAGGCAATCAAGACGCGGACTAGCGATATCCATATTGAGCCCTTTGAAAAAGTTGTTCGTGTTCGTTTCCGGGTTGATGGAACCTTGGTGGAAAACATGCAGTTGAAAGCCAATGCTCACTCAGCCATTGCGACACGGATTAAGATCATGAGTGGTCTGGACATCGCTGAGCGGCGGATTCCTCAGGATGGACGGATTGAGACAACCATCGACGGCAAAGAAGTCGATATGCGGGTTTCAGTCTTGCCTACTGTATTCGGTGAAAAAATCGTTATTCGGATTTTGAGCCGGAATGCAACTCTCCTTAGTAAAGAGGAGCTGGGATTCTCGCCAACCAACCAGAAGCTCTTTGAAGATATTCTTAAGGCGCCAGAAGGCATTATCTTGCTGACTGGTCCTACGGGAAGCGGAAAGACAACCACTCTCTACACAGCGCTCCGTGAGCTCAATGATGTAGGAAAAAATATCATCACTGTTGAAGATCCGGTTGAGTACCGATTGGAAGGGGTCAACCAAGTTCAGGTTAATAACAAAGCTGGACTGACCTTTGCGAGTGGTTTGAGAAGTATCCTGCGTCAGGACCCGGACATCGTTCTCTTGGGGGAAATTCGGGACGAAGAGACAGCTAGTATCGCGGTTCGTGCCGCTATCACTGGTCACGTCGTTCTCTCGACTATCCACACCAATGACACAGCTAGTACAGTCAACCGTTTGGTCGATATGGGCATCAAGCCTTATCTGGTCTCAACGGCGACTGTCGGTATTATCGCACAGCGCTTGATTAAGCGTATCTGTCCTAAGTGTAAGACTGAGTATACTGTAGAAACAAATGAACATGCAGGTATCGGTATTCACAAAGGAGACACCTTGTATCGCGGACGCGGCTGCAACTACTGCAGCGGTACGGGATACTATGGACGTATTGCCATCCACGAAATCATGGCGGTGACACGGGAGATTAAGTCACTAATTAATGATGGTGGAACAACGTCACAGCTTCGAGCAGAAGCTAAGAAAAATGGTATGCGAGACTTGGCGGAGGAGGCCATTGATATCGCAAAACAGGGGACTACAACGATTGAAGAAGCAATGAAGATTGCCTTCAGTCTAGAAGGGGAAGTTTAG
- a CDS encoding cation diffusion facilitator family transporter, producing MKSSKNMTIAFLLNFSFALLEFIFGFMFNSSAVLADAVHDTGDAMAIGLSTLFEKISNKKEDKKYTLGYKRYSLLGALLTSVILLVGSTLVIIENVPKVFAPEKVNYDGMLVLGIFAIIVNLAASKVVGHGHGHSHNESILSLHFLEDILGWVAVILVSIVLRFTDWYFLDPLLSLLIAGFILSKALPKFWENIKIFLDHIPSDIDLSQLYQEILAVENVQAITQLNVWTTDGLEKFAMIHICLENPDLLAETQATLRQELQAYGITKITIQTDSSLEEHEEWCIGGEGDLKPHT from the coding sequence GTGAAATCTAGTAAAAATATGACTATTGCCTTTCTGTTAAACTTTTCCTTTGCCCTTCTCGAGTTTATTTTTGGCTTCATGTTCAATTCCAGCGCTGTACTAGCCGATGCTGTGCACGATACAGGAGATGCGATGGCCATCGGACTTTCCACCCTTTTTGAAAAAATTTCTAATAAAAAAGAAGACAAGAAATACACTCTGGGCTATAAGCGCTACAGCCTTTTGGGAGCCTTGCTGACCTCGGTCATCTTGCTGGTCGGCTCGACCTTGGTGATTATCGAAAATGTACCCAAGGTCTTTGCGCCTGAAAAGGTTAATTATGACGGCATGCTGGTGCTGGGTATCTTTGCCATTATAGTCAATCTAGCAGCCAGCAAGGTTGTCGGTCACGGACATGGACACAGTCATAATGAGTCCATTCTCAGTCTCCATTTCTTAGAGGACATTCTGGGCTGGGTGGCTGTTATTCTGGTATCTATCGTGTTGCGCTTTACCGACTGGTATTTTCTAGATCCGCTGCTCTCCCTACTCATTGCAGGCTTCATCCTCAGCAAGGCCTTGCCTAAGTTCTGGGAAAATATCAAGATTTTTCTGGATCATATCCCTAGCGATATTGATCTGAGCCAGCTTTATCAGGAAATTCTAGCGGTTGAAAACGTTCAGGCTATTACTCAGCTCAATGTCTGGACCACAGACGGTTTGGAAAAATTTGCTATGATCCATATCTGTCTTGAAAATCCAGACCTGCTGGCCGAGACTCAAGCCACCCTGCGTCAAGAATTGCAAGCCTATGGTATTACCAAAATCACCATCCAGACGGATAGCAGCTTGGAAGAGCATGAAGAGTGGTGTATAGGTGGAGAGGGCGATTTAAAACCTCATACTTAA
- a CDS encoding TetR/AcrR family transcriptional regulator, producing the protein MDRRVKKSRAAIYQAFISLLHQKSYESITVQEIIDLADVGRSTFYAHFDTKEALLEEVCQDLFQHTFLERDDGKDLFEATAHIFKHFQKNQDKIATLLLSKNIYFTNRLKIELENYLFPMIQEQLLQKKSQLPEPFLRNYVTSTFVETVSWWLQQKKTLPETVISQYFLDLMD; encoded by the coding sequence ATGGACAGACGAGTCAAGAAATCACGCGCAGCTATTTACCAAGCTTTTATCAGCCTGCTGCATCAAAAAAGTTATGAAAGCATTACAGTGCAAGAAATCATCGACCTGGCAGACGTTGGCCGGTCGACTTTTTATGCCCATTTCGATACCAAGGAAGCTCTACTAGAGGAGGTTTGCCAAGACCTCTTTCAGCATACCTTTCTTGAACGCGACGACGGCAAGGACCTCTTTGAAGCAACCGCCCATATTTTCAAGCATTTCCAAAAGAATCAGGACAAGATTGCAACCTTGCTGCTTTCGAAAAATATCTATTTCACCAATCGCTTAAAGATTGAGCTGGAAAATTATCTCTTTCCGATGATTCAGGAGCAGCTCTTGCAGAAAAAATCTCAGCTGCCAGAGCCCTTTCTGAGAAATTACGTGACCTCTACCTTTGTGGAGACGGTCAGCTGGTGGCTCCAGCAGAAGAAAACATTGCCAGAAACAGTTATCAGCCAGTATTTTCTGGATTTGATGGACTGA
- a CDS encoding CynX/NimT family MFS transporter codes for MKKQHSKFLLPGILMVGVVLRAPFAVLPVVLGDIAKGLQVPVNSLGLLTSLPLIMFALCSAFSPRLAQKVGLEKLFTIAMIVLTLGSFIRIFNLPLLYAGTIMLGAAIAVLNVLLPNVIQANQPEKIGFLTTLYITSMGLAISIMSPLAAPIVRLAGWKGLILVLTFICLLACLIWLPNSRHNHKLTSKNREQQMGSLLKNPRVWALIVFGGLQSLLFYTAITWLPTLGQLAGLSNDATGFLASIFSFISLPLAMTIPSLTTRLSAKKRLGMIALFSVTGMVGLSMLLVKTDSFVYWLILNLLIGMSVSALFPYLMVTFSLKTSTPEQTAQLSGLAQTGGYILAAFGPSLFGYSFDLFHSWTPAIFILIGLAAIVTLTLFYIEKFDKI; via the coding sequence ATGAAAAAGCAACATTCGAAATTTTTGCTCCCAGGTATTCTGATGGTGGGGGTTGTCCTACGGGCGCCTTTTGCAGTACTGCCTGTTGTGCTAGGCGATATTGCTAAGGGACTGCAAGTTCCCGTCAACTCACTGGGACTGCTGACTAGCCTACCCTTGATCATGTTTGCACTCTGCTCAGCCTTTTCCCCACGCCTGGCTCAAAAGGTCGGCCTGGAAAAGCTCTTCACCATAGCCATGATTGTGCTTACTCTGGGCTCTTTTATTCGTATCTTTAACCTGCCTCTACTCTATGCAGGTACAATCATGCTAGGGGCTGCTATCGCCGTCTTAAATGTGCTCCTGCCTAATGTCATTCAGGCCAATCAGCCAGAGAAAATTGGATTTTTAACCACGCTTTATATCACTTCTATGGGACTGGCCATCTCAATCATGTCTCCCTTGGCTGCGCCTATTGTCCGCTTAGCTGGCTGGAAAGGACTGATTCTCGTCCTGACCTTTATCTGCTTACTGGCCTGCTTAATCTGGCTGCCTAACAGCCGGCACAATCACAAACTGACTAGTAAAAACCGCGAGCAGCAAATGGGCTCCCTGCTAAAAAATCCTAGAGTATGGGCTCTGATTGTTTTTGGCGGCCTGCAGTCTTTACTCTTTTATACGGCTATCACTTGGCTGCCGACTCTTGGGCAGTTGGCTGGACTTTCCAATGATGCTACTGGATTCTTGGCCTCTATCTTTTCCTTTATCAGTCTTCCTCTGGCTATGACGATACCTAGTCTGACAACGCGTTTATCCGCTAAAAAACGCTTAGGAATGATTGCTCTCTTCTCTGTAACTGGTATGGTTGGTCTGAGTATGCTGCTGGTCAAGACAGATTCCTTTGTCTACTGGCTCATTCTCAATCTGCTAATCGGCATGTCTGTCAGCGCCCTCTTCCCCTACCTCATGGTTACTTTCTCGCTGAAAACCAGTACTCCTGAACAAACCGCTCAGCTATCTGGCTTAGCCCAGACTGGTGGTTATATTCTGGCCGCCTTTGGACCTAGCCTCTTTGGATACAGCTTTGATTTATTCCATTCCTGGACTCCAGCCATCTTCATTCTCATTGGCTTGGCTGCCATTGTGACGCTAACTCTCTTTTACATTGAGAAGTTTGACAAGATCTAA
- a CDS encoding S41 family peptidase: MKKTEIFDQVVEIMREDSSTKKDITGANPEEYRARITDQMSQEDFLYQMHFYIASFGILSHVCFGLKETQLPGFKVRYYQDCLYVLQANNDTGLKRGDQILALDGKALPQVYQEHKDYFVSSTPERQHKEWAYFVEHAGEVTVVRNGEEEQLHVQPIAHPKKPSQIEWRSLSEDIVYLKLEDFTDEAAITQLYADSQAAIEQAKYLIIDVRVNYGGTDSLYYPLFKYTLPQGKTFSDLDLPSDDGMEILYTDRNVDLRQQLMQNILEDPNLSAETHQILKEFLKELEENRGKGYVLYGNEDSNQNFLPDVLGLARPEKVFVLADVTCGSSGDNFVDTMKKMPKVTVLGRPTMGILDYSNCCVKDFGDYELLFPTSRDTRIDQGKGMNDKGVEPDILIPWTPEHLERDVDLEECLNYCKNA; this comes from the coding sequence ATGAAGAAAACAGAGATTTTTGACCAAGTCGTAGAAATTATGCGAGAGGATTCCTCTACAAAGAAAGACATCACGGGTGCAAATCCCGAAGAATATCGAGCGCGTATCACAGACCAGATGAGCCAAGAGGATTTTCTCTACCAGATGCATTTTTATATAGCCAGTTTTGGGATTTTGTCTCATGTTTGTTTTGGGCTTAAGGAAACGCAACTGCCCGGCTTTAAAGTGAGATACTATCAAGACTGCCTCTACGTCCTGCAGGCAAATAATGACACGGGGCTGAAACGTGGCGACCAGATTCTAGCCTTGGATGGGAAAGCCTTGCCTCAGGTCTATCAAGAACACAAGGATTATTTTGTCAGTTCCACACCAGAGCGACAGCACAAGGAGTGGGCTTACTTTGTGGAGCATGCCGGAGAAGTTACGGTAGTACGCAATGGCGAGGAAGAGCAACTGCATGTTCAGCCAATCGCCCACCCAAAGAAGCCGTCGCAGATTGAATGGCGCAGCCTTTCTGAGGACATCGTCTATCTTAAGTTAGAGGATTTTACGGATGAGGCAGCCATCACTCAGCTATATGCAGACAGTCAAGCAGCTATTGAGCAGGCCAAGTATTTAATCATTGATGTTCGAGTCAATTATGGCGGGACGGACTCGCTTTATTATCCACTTTTCAAATATACTCTCCCTCAGGGAAAGACCTTCAGTGACTTAGATTTGCCAAGCGATGATGGGATGGAGATTCTCTATACGGATAGAAATGTTGATTTGCGTCAGCAACTGATGCAAAATATCCTAGAAGATCCAAACTTGTCAGCAGAAACTCACCAGATTCTCAAAGAATTTCTAAAAGAGCTAGAAGAAAATCGGGGGAAAGGGTATGTCCTTTATGGCAATGAAGACAGCAATCAGAACTTTCTACCAGATGTTCTAGGTCTAGCTCGACCTGAAAAAGTCTTTGTACTAGCAGATGTTACCTGCGGGTCTTCAGGTGATAATTTTGTTGATACCATGAAAAAGATGCCCAAGGTTACGGTCCTAGGGCGTCCGACTATGGGAATTTTAGATTATTCCAATTGCTGCGTGAAGGATTTTGGTGACTATGAGCTCCTGTTTCCCACTTCACGTGACACTAGGATTGATCAAGGAAAGGGCATGAATGATAAGGGAGTTGAACCGGATATCCTGATTCCTTGGACACCAGAGCACCTAGAACGGGATGTGGATCTAGAAGAGTGTCTCAACTATTGCAAAAACGCTTAG